Proteins from a genomic interval of Maylandia zebra isolate NMK-2024a linkage group LG15, Mzebra_GT3a, whole genome shotgun sequence:
- the vtg3 gene encoding vitellogenin 3, phosvitinless, translating to MRGLVFFFCCLVALATCQAARYDLTLNHRKTYEYKYEGEVKFGSGKPNRAESGVRIQCNIKISGESPQVFILQVSDVTFAELNGITGKSDFSQCPKLSQRIAAQLAKPFKFEHINGHVRQIQAAPDVTETTINIVRGMLSFFHATVKTSPTVYELEEVGIHGMCPNNYATEINKQTNNMNVTQVVDIDHCRIKAAMQNGMAFAVLDKETKQRGESMISTVQYLYTIQPTEEGGMVKSAYALEQQHFSPFNVKGGSFRMEAKKEMVLIRVSEGGKPANVGQLQNRGDIVHKLVNSNANIPLVMQDLAEPKAKAIRMIKQLAEDHKNQIKKETTEDTLKVYQLLRMLQDRDLDEMWVELARNNEHRRFFLDMVAEINDDRVLKFLHKRFISKDVSANEAVQTLLIAMNHLQPRAELVEKAKEIMNMEFIKSNPHLWTAAMFSFGSLVYKYCAYHSPCPQAAVQPLLNLANEGLRNHNETKMFIALRALGNAGHPGSIKTITNFLPGVAANPVDVSCRVQSAAMQALRLTARRDPYSVQEIALKVFLQKNCAPETNMMAIMVMFNTKPSAALVSTLTAHLEREKDIHLASFAYSYLENIARSKTPDNHNLSIYCSLAMKSLAAKFGRLSYNSRSFRMDMFDDDLLMGTSASFNMLGGPTSVLPTEIISQQKYFAIGRIMKLMEFGIRSETLKQLIGPSIPGFKGDFSFSDFQAIYNVLKNWESLPNDKPIISAYSRLSGQEFFFVNIQKDLLEYIKAAVSPSAPKGTPVWAAIEQLQKGLSWHWTKPLLNIEARLLQATTLGLPVEIAKYYQTVTGITINAKAAINPPQAQHLGDLINADISLESEGVVGFTKDFWIFHGINTELFQCGSEMKSKAPVELPMKLSAKINVGKRVLELDMPACKNEFELISFSSNLYAVSRNIGDPESPKRTPMIPDEFNSQQQPTPNNWWRKANMCAKSSMYGVGVCVDYDIRRQYFNNEYPLYSIMGFTHAAIRVVPAEATKPVEKIHLEVQCKPASHPLTIRHLYETMRRIAQERSQEQSNSASNERETRNSQEIMMDATAPQPVVSIKAIAMSGNQNLEGFDMTLYNPSEGDTLKAQMIMSHIGDAANWKMCVDASAQSPANVKAMISWGAQCKPYKISVMAAAAQSPAPRQTLEAKVEWANVPEEMVNYCSRMERYIPGMALLYGFNQTSESNANQEVSASIVCASSDSIDVTIKLPKYTVFRQAVPLPFSSTSFCVENTERNEQA from the exons ATGCGGGGtcttgtcttcttcttctgttgccTTGTGGCTCTGGCCA CTTGCCAAGCTGCTCGTTATG ATCTCACCCTGAATCACAGGAAAACCTACGAGTACAAATATGAAGGAGAAGTGAAATTTGGATCCGGCAAACCCAACCGAGCCGAGTCTGGCGTGAGGATACAGTGCAACATCAAGATCTCTGGTGAATCTCCACAAGTATTCATTCTTCAG GTTTCAGACGTGACCTTCGCAGAGCTCAATGGCATCACAGGGAAAAGTGATTTCAGTCAATGCCCCAAGCTCAGTCAGCGTATTGCTGCCCAGCTCGCCAAACCTTTCAAGTTTGAGCACATCAACGGCCATGTTCGGCAAATCCAAGCAGCTCCTGACGTCACTGAGACCACTATTAACATTGTGAGAGGGATGCTGAGTTTCTTCCATGCAACTGTCAAGACCTCACCAACTGTCTATGAGCTGGAGGAG GTTGGAATACATGGAATGTGTCCGAACAACTACGCTACTGAAattaacaagcaaacaaacaacatgaaCGTCACTCAGGTTGTGGATATCGACCACTGCAGAATTAAAGCAGCAATGCAAAACGGAATGGCCTTTGCTGTCCTCGACAAAGAGACCAAACAG AGAGGAGAATCTATGATTTctactgtgcaatacctttacACCATCCAACCAACAGAAGAGGGCGGCATGGTCAAAAGTGCTTATGCCCTCGAGCAACAGCACTTTAGTCCCTTCAATGTGAAGGGCGGTAGTTTCAGAATGGAAGCAAA GAAGGAAATGGTACTGATTCGTGTGAGTGAGGGAGGCAAACCTGCCAACGTCGGGCAATTGCAAAACAGGGGCGACATCGTGCACAAATTAGTGAACTCCAACGCTAATATCCCTCTTGTGATGCAGGACCTCGCAGAACCAAAAGCTAAG GCTATTAGAATGATCAAACAGTTGGCTGAGGATCATAAAAATCAGATTAAGAAGGAAACAACTGAGGACACCTTAAAGGTGTATCAGCTTTTGCGAATGCTTCAGGACAGGGATTTGGATGAGATGTGGGTGGAACTGGCAAGAAACAATGAACACAG ACGCTTTTTCTTGGACATGGTTGCCGAGATCAACGACGACAGAGTCCTCAAATTCCTGCACAAGAGATTTATTTCAAAAGACGTGTCTGCAAATGAAGCTGTGCAAACCCTTCTGATAGCTATGAATCATCTCCAGCCCAGAGCTGAGCTGGTTGAGAAGGCTAAA GAAATAATGAACATGGAATTCATCAAATCCAATCCTCATTTGTGGACTGCTGCCATGTTTTCTTTTGGCTCTCTGGTGTACAAATACTGCGCATATCATTCACCATGTCCACAAGCTGCTGTTCAG CCACTGCTCAACCTTGCCAATGAGGGCCTGAGAAACCACAATGAAACTAAGATGTTCATCGCTCTGAGAGCTCTGGGCAATGCAGGTCATCCAGGCAGCATTAAAACCATCACCAACTTCCTCCCTGGAGTCGCTGCCAACCCCGTAGACGTGTCGTGCCGTGTGCAGAGCGCTGCTATGCAGGCTTTGAGACTGACAGCTCGCAGAGATCCCTACAGT GTCCAAGAGATTGCCCTGAAAGTGTTCCTGCAAAAGAACTGTGCCCCTGAGACAAACATGATGGCAATCATGGTCATGTTTAACACAAAGCCATCAGCGGCTCTTGTCTCCACACTGACTGCACAtctagagagagaaaaagacatCCATCTCGCTAGCTTTGCATACTCTTACTTGGAAAATATAGCTAGATCCAAGACTCCAGACAATCACAATCT TTCAATTTACTGCAGTCTGGCTATGAAAAGCCTCGCTGCCAAATTTGGACGTCTTAGCTACAACAGCAGATCATTCCGAATGGACATGTTTGATG ATGATTTACTGATGGGGACATCTGCTTCATTTAATATGTTGGGAGGTCCAACAAGCGTCTTGCCCACTGAGATCATATCACAACAAAAGTATTTTGCCATCGGTAGAATCATGAAGCTAATGGAG TTTGGTATCCGTTCCGAAACACTCAAGCAGCTGATTGGCCCCAGCATTCCTGGATTTAAAGGCGATTTTAGCTTCAGCGACTTTCAGGCCATTTACAATGTC CTTAAAAACTGGGAATCGCTGCCAAATGATAAACCGATCATTTCTGCCTATTCACGCTTGTCTGGACaagagtttttctttgtaaaCATCCAGAAGGATCTCCTTGAGTACATCAAAGCG GCTGTTAGTCCTTCTGCACCTAAAGGAACCCCTGTGTGGGCTGCCATTGAGCAATTGCAAAAAGGACTTTCATGGCATTGGACGAAGCCTTTGTTGAATATTGAGGCTCGTTTGTTGCAAGCTACCACCCTGGGTTTGCCAGTGGAGATTGCCAAATATTATCAAACAGTCACCGGGATCACCATTAACG CTAAAGCTGCAATAAATCCACCACAAGCTCAGCATCTCGGAGACCTGATCaatgcagatatttcactggaatCTGAGGGTGTCGTGGG ATTCACAAAAGATTTCTGGATTTTCCACGGGATCAACACAGAGCTTTTCCAGTGTGGTTCAGAGATGAAGAGCAAAGCTCCCGTTGAGCTGCCAATGAAGCTTTCTGCCAAGATCAATGTTGGAAAAAGAGTTTTGGAACTTGACATGCCCGCTTGTAAAAATGAGTTTGAACTCATTTCATTCAG CTCCAATCTGTATGCAGTCTCAAGGAACATTGGAGATCCAGAATCCCCTAAAAGGACACCAATGATACCTGATGAATTTAACTCCCAACAG CAGCCAACACCAAACAACTGGTGGCGAAAGGCAAATATGTGTGCCAAGAGCAGCATGTATGGAGTGGGTGTCTGTGTGGACTATGACATCAGGAGACAGTATTTTAACAACGAATACCCCCTCTACTCTATAATGGGATTCACCCATGCGGCCATCAGAGTAGTCCCAG CTGAGGCGACCAAACCTGTGGAGAAAATCCACTTGGAGGTTCAATGCAAACCCGCCAGTCATCCATTGACCATCCGCCATCTGTATGAGACTATGAGGAGGATTGCACAG GAACGATCCCAGGAGCAATCAAATTCCGCATCAAATGAACGGGAAACCCGTAACAGCCAAGAAATCATGATGGAT GCCACAGCACCTCAGCCTGTGGTCAGCATCAAAGCCATTGCCATGAGTGGTAACCAGAACCTTGAGGGTTTCGATATGACCCTGTACAACCCATCTGAAGGAGACACTCTGAAGGCCCAAATGATCATGTCCCATATCGGAGACGCCGCCAACTGGAAGATGTGTGTCGACGCTTCTGCACAGTCTCCTGCTAATGTTAAG GCAATGATTAGTTGGGGAGCTCAATGTAAGCCCTACAAAATATCGGTGatggctgctgctgcacagTCCCCTGCTCCCAGGCAGACACTTGAAGCCAAAGTAGAGTGGGCCAATGTGCCAGAAGAGATGGTGAATTACTGCTCCAG AATGGAAAGATACATCCCAGGCATGGCTTTGCTTTACGGCTTCAACCAGACATCTGAGAGCAATGCCAACCAGGAGGTTTCTGCATCAATTGTATGTGCCTCATCCGACAGCATTGATGTGACCATCAAACTTCCAAAG TATACAGTCTTTCGTCAGGCTGTTCCACTTCCATTTTCATCTACCAGTTTCTGTgtggaaaacacagaaagaaacgAACAAGCCTAA